In Nonomuraea muscovyensis, one genomic interval encodes:
- a CDS encoding glucose-6-phosphate isomerase — protein sequence MMTPTTTVPATVTAFDLVSGLSAQRPTLRRRLSAMAAMYADVEAARAQVERDDVLVYEFYDMGVPETSGDVAYGTSITYPGKVGDEYHMTKGHFHSVLDTGEIYFCLRGTGYMLMENPEGDWQAAEFGPGQAVYVPRRYAHRSINTSATEPLVTFFAFPGHAGHDYGTIETRGFRKLCVERDGEPVFVDNPKWAG from the coding sequence ATGATGACCCCGACCACCACCGTTCCCGCGACCGTGACGGCCTTCGACCTCGTCAGCGGCCTGTCGGCCCAGCGGCCCACGTTGAGGCGCCGCCTGTCGGCGATGGCCGCCATGTACGCCGACGTCGAGGCGGCCAGGGCCCAGGTGGAGCGGGACGACGTGCTCGTCTACGAGTTCTACGACATGGGCGTGCCGGAGACCTCGGGCGATGTCGCGTACGGCACGAGCATCACCTACCCCGGCAAGGTGGGCGACGAGTACCACATGACCAAGGGGCACTTCCACAGCGTCCTCGACACGGGCGAGATCTACTTCTGCCTGCGCGGCACCGGCTACATGCTCATGGAGAACCCCGAGGGCGACTGGCAGGCGGCCGAGTTCGGGCCGGGCCAGGCGGTCTACGTGCCGCGCCGGTACGCCCACCGCAGCATCAACACCAGCGCGACCGAGCCGCTGGTCACCTTCTTCGCCTTCCCGGGGCACGCCGGCCACGACTACGGCACGATCGAGACCAGAGGGTTCCGCAAGCTGTGCGTCGAACGCGACGGCGAGCCGGTGTTCGTCGACAACCCCAAGTGGGCGGGCTGA
- a CDS encoding phosphoglycerate dehydrogenase has translation MSAPAVDAPVTAPRPRRGRVAVTPRSLSAAGHPALSRLREAGYEVVYPAPGRTPTPAELLAVLPGCVGYLAGVEPVTGELLRACPGLRVIARNGVGVDSIDLDAVRELGIELRVAAGANAQGVAELTIALTLAAFRQIPWSDARLKQGEWRRRRGAEVAGRTLGVVGLGQIGRRVAGLAIGLGMRVIGYDAQPGLTLRLGDRFRSGSLAEVAAGADAITLHVPPSPEPLVNDALLRLTRPGTVLVNTARAELVDEQAVVKALQEERLSAYATDVFPTEPPADLRLVRHDRVIATPHVGGFTEESVERATTAAVDNILRVLACGD, from the coding sequence GTGTCCGCGCCGGCCGTCGACGCTCCCGTGACCGCGCCGCGCCCCCGTCGCGGGCGCGTCGCGGTGACGCCCCGCTCCCTGTCTGCTGCGGGCCATCCCGCCCTGTCGCGGCTGCGCGAGGCCGGGTACGAGGTCGTGTACCCGGCCCCGGGCCGCACGCCCACGCCCGCCGAGTTGCTCGCGGTGCTGCCCGGCTGCGTGGGCTATCTCGCCGGGGTGGAGCCCGTCACCGGCGAGCTGCTGCGCGCCTGTCCTGGCCTGCGGGTCATCGCCCGCAACGGCGTGGGCGTGGACTCCATCGACCTGGACGCGGTCCGCGAGCTGGGCATCGAGCTGCGGGTGGCGGCCGGCGCCAACGCCCAGGGCGTCGCCGAGCTGACCATCGCGCTGACGCTGGCCGCCTTCCGGCAGATCCCCTGGTCGGACGCCCGGCTCAAGCAGGGCGAGTGGCGCCGCCGGCGCGGCGCCGAGGTGGCGGGCCGGACGCTGGGTGTCGTGGGTCTCGGGCAGATCGGGCGCCGGGTCGCCGGGCTGGCGATCGGCCTCGGCATGCGCGTCATCGGGTACGACGCCCAGCCCGGCCTCACCCTCCGCCTCGGCGACCGGTTCCGGTCCGGCTCCCTGGCGGAGGTCGCCGCGGGGGCCGACGCCATCACGCTGCACGTCCCGCCGTCACCCGAGCCGCTGGTGAACGACGCGCTGCTGCGGCTGACGCGGCCCGGCACGGTGCTGGTGAACACCGCCCGGGCCGAGCTGGTGGACGAGCAGGCGGTGGTGAAGGCGCTGCAGGAGGAGCGGCTGTCGGCGTACGCCACCGACGTCTTCCCCACGGAGCCTCCGGCCGACCTGCGCCTGGTCCGGCACGACCGGGTGATCGCCACCCCGCACGTCGGCGGGTTCACCGAGGAGAGCGTCGAGCGGGCCACCACGGCGGCGGTGGATAACATACTGAGAGTTCTTGCATGTGGTGACTGA
- a CDS encoding MurR/RpiR family transcriptional regulator: MAEPVQDPTALLHRIAGKLPYLPRALRAIGEHILNDPGAVQTMSITQVAMACDVAESSVSRFVREVGLDSYQSLRLALAEASFVTRAQDRKGVAEPESGVYDGIARDDPIEAIVGKIERSSQRAIRQTAQRQNVTAVESAVSLIEAANTIVFCCMGSSSIAAEEGVMRFTRAGKKCMLFRDQSVQVMLASVLRADDLLIGISHSGQSAPIIQSLRLAREHGARTIGITSAEGAPITDHCDVSLYTSNVPTGGAHYGEAVTAKWGQLLVIDVLYAAYAARHFDETLTHLEETYQVAIRQSRVDAPPS, encoded by the coding sequence ATGGCCGAGCCTGTGCAAGATCCGACCGCGCTCTTGCACCGGATCGCCGGCAAACTGCCCTACCTGCCGCGGGCGCTGCGGGCCATCGGCGAGCACATACTCAACGATCCCGGCGCCGTGCAGACCATGTCCATCACCCAGGTGGCGATGGCCTGCGACGTGGCCGAGTCGTCCGTCTCCCGTTTCGTCCGCGAGGTGGGCCTCGACAGCTACCAGAGCCTGCGCCTGGCGCTGGCCGAGGCCTCCTTCGTCACCCGCGCCCAGGACCGCAAGGGCGTGGCGGAGCCCGAGAGCGGGGTCTACGACGGCATCGCCCGCGACGACCCCATCGAGGCGATCGTCGGCAAGATCGAGCGCAGCAGCCAGCGGGCGATCCGGCAGACGGCCCAGCGGCAGAACGTCACGGCCGTCGAGTCGGCCGTGTCGCTGATCGAGGCGGCCAACACGATCGTCTTCTGCTGCATGGGGTCCTCCAGCATCGCGGCGGAGGAGGGCGTCATGCGCTTCACCCGGGCGGGCAAGAAGTGCATGCTGTTCCGCGACCAGAGCGTCCAGGTGATGCTCGCGTCCGTCCTGCGGGCCGACGACCTGCTCATCGGCATCAGCCACTCCGGGCAGTCGGCGCCGATCATCCAGTCGCTGCGGCTGGCCCGCGAGCACGGCGCCCGGACGATCGGGATCACCTCCGCCGAGGGAGCGCCGATCACCGACCACTGCGACGTCAGCCTCTACACCTCCAACGTGCCCACCGGCGGCGCCCACTACGGCGAGGCCGTGACCGCCAAGTGGGGGCAGCTCCTCGTGATCGACGTGCTCTACGCGGCCTACGCGGCACGCCATTTCGACGAGACGCTCACCCACCTGGAGGAGACCTACCAGGTGGCGATCCGCCAGTCGCGCGTGGACGCCCCGCCGTCCTGA
- a CDS encoding MFS transporter, whose protein sequence is MVRTRRSHAGRPAAREREAAADRRVVAVLVGVQLTAALGFHAAMAHVVAHLRFDLGLLAGTIGLVLGVRLVVQYGLYLPVGALTDLIGPAPAGLLACVLRAAGFALLGAAEGVAGLLVSAVLLGAGGALFHPANRSLLAGVAPVTRSRAFAAYTVTGQLAAVAGPPIGLLLTAGALGGLLSPSAPAGSDEPVGSGELIGLGGGLPGAAGPEGGFGVLAGVAAVAWIAAAVLFALLHRLQVPATGTPVSGTPVSGTPVSGTPVSGTPVSGTPVSGTPVSGTPVSGTPVSGTPVSGRGAIRRAVTRRGAVRLRSRAAQAAGGVAGGVAAVLRDRAFVRFSLVTAPSTLLVTQPVTVVPLRGIGEEHTTLYLCAAALVAAAVQPLVAARRRAERRWAIPAGLLCSAAGYALLIPSTGSAGADVGGLAAAAVCGGLAVGLLEPSIFQRTVRHAPPGRSGAYFGVINFVSGMVAFAGGLAVGRLFDAGPAGATAALAALASLAALSAGWTARGPGT, encoded by the coding sequence GTGGTGCGCACCCGCCGCTCCCACGCCGGTAGGCCCGCGGCCCGCGAGCGGGAGGCCGCCGCCGACCGGCGGGTGGTCGCGGTGCTGGTGGGGGTCCAGCTCACCGCGGCGCTCGGGTTCCACGCGGCGATGGCGCACGTGGTGGCGCACCTGCGCTTCGACCTGGGACTGCTCGCGGGGACCATCGGGCTGGTGCTCGGGGTGCGGCTCGTGGTGCAGTACGGGCTGTACCTGCCGGTCGGGGCCCTCACCGACCTGATCGGGCCGGCTCCGGCCGGGCTGCTGGCGTGCGTGCTGCGGGCGGCGGGGTTCGCGCTGCTGGGGGCCGCCGAGGGGGTGGCGGGGCTGCTGGTCTCGGCCGTGCTGCTCGGGGCGGGCGGGGCGCTGTTCCATCCGGCGAACCGGTCACTGCTGGCCGGGGTCGCGCCGGTGACCCGCTCCCGGGCGTTCGCGGCGTACACGGTGACCGGGCAGCTCGCGGCCGTGGCGGGCCCGCCGATCGGACTGCTGCTGACGGCGGGAGCCCTCGGCGGCCTCCTCAGCCCGTCCGCCCCGGCCGGGTCGGACGAACCGGTCGGCTCGGGCGAGCTGATCGGGCTGGGCGGCGGGCTGCCGGGGGCGGCCGGGCCGGAGGGCGGCTTCGGGGTCCTGGCGGGCGTCGCGGCGGTCGCGTGGATCGCCGCCGCGGTCCTGTTCGCGCTCCTGCACCGCCTCCAGGTGCCCGCGACCGGAACGCCCGTCTCGGGAACGCCCGTCTCGGGAACGCCCGTCTCGGGAACGCCCGTCTCGGGAACGCCCGTCTCGGGAACGCCCGTCTCGGGAACGCCCGTCTCGGGAACGCCCGTCTCGGGAACGCCCGTCTCGGGGACGCCCGTCTCGGGGAGGGGTGCCATCAGGAGGGCCGTCACCAGGAGGGGCGCCGTCCGGCTGCGGTCCCGGGCCGCGCAGGCGGCGGGCGGGGTGGCCGGGGGAGTGGCGGCGGTGCTGCGGGACCGGGCGTTCGTCCGGTTCTCGCTGGTGACGGCGCCCAGCACGCTGCTCGTCACGCAGCCCGTGACGGTCGTCCCGCTCAGGGGGATCGGCGAGGAGCACACCACCCTCTACCTGTGCGCGGCCGCCCTGGTGGCCGCCGCCGTCCAGCCCCTGGTCGCGGCCCGGCGCCGGGCCGAGCGCCGCTGGGCCATCCCCGCCGGGCTGCTCTGCTCCGCGGCCGGGTACGCGCTGCTGATCCCGTCCACCGGCTCGGCCGGCGCGGACGTGGGCGGGCTGGCGGCCGCGGCGGTGTGCGGCGGGCTGGCGGTGGGCCTGCTGGAGCCGTCGATCTTCCAGCGGACCGTCCGGCACGCGCCGCCCGGCCGGTCCGGCGCCTACTTCGGCGTGATCAACTTCGTGTCGGGCATGGTGGCGTTCGCCGGCGGGCTGGCGGTGGGCCGCCTGTTCGACGCCGGCCCGGCGGGCGCGACCGCCGCACTGGCCGCTCTCGCCTCGCTCGCCGCCCTGTCGGCCGGCTGGACCGCCCGCGGGCCCGGCACCTGA
- the bla gene encoding class A beta-lactamase: MQHHPRRTRSISRKLGVSALAISTTIAGAAWTATPATAGVAGVARHAAAATAAPAAKFDLRAEFRKLEAAYQGRVGAYAIDTGTGKTVGNRAHERFPSNSSFKAILCGAVLHKARTTDPGLMERTLKWKESDVVTHSPVTGLKENIANGLTPERLCHATITTSDNTAANVLLKQIGGPPGMTRYYRSLGDPVGRLDRYEPQLNDWKPGEKRDTIMPAFMARDLQRLTVGKALVPEDRRRLIGWLKDNTTGGERISAGLPKDWVVGDKTGTGGVYGTASDIAIAWPPSGAPVIIAVYVRRDTADAEVDNGTIAKATSLLVRGLGRTS; encoded by the coding sequence ATGCAGCACCACCCCCGTAGGACCCGGAGCATCAGCAGGAAGCTGGGAGTCTCCGCACTGGCGATCTCCACCACGATCGCCGGAGCCGCCTGGACCGCCACGCCGGCCACAGCCGGTGTGGCCGGTGTGGCCCGTCACGCCGCCGCCGCGACGGCCGCGCCCGCCGCGAAGTTCGACCTCCGCGCGGAGTTCCGGAAGCTGGAGGCCGCCTACCAGGGCCGCGTCGGCGCGTACGCGATCGACACGGGCACCGGCAAGACCGTCGGCAACCGCGCCCACGAGCGCTTCCCCAGCAACTCCAGCTTCAAGGCGATCCTGTGCGGCGCCGTGCTGCACAAGGCCCGCACCACCGACCCCGGCCTGATGGAGCGGACCCTGAAGTGGAAGGAGTCCGACGTCGTGACGCACTCCCCGGTCACCGGCCTCAAGGAGAACATCGCGAACGGGCTGACCCCTGAGCGGCTCTGCCACGCGACCATCACCACCAGCGACAACACGGCCGCCAACGTGCTGCTCAAGCAGATCGGCGGCCCGCCCGGGATGACCCGCTACTACCGCTCGCTCGGTGACCCGGTCGGCCGGCTGGACCGCTACGAGCCCCAGCTCAACGACTGGAAGCCGGGTGAGAAGCGCGACACCATCATGCCCGCGTTCATGGCCCGCGACCTGCAGAGGCTGACCGTGGGCAAGGCCCTCGTCCCCGAGGACCGGCGCCGGCTGATCGGCTGGCTGAAGGACAACACCACCGGTGGCGAGCGCATCAGCGCGGGCCTGCCGAAGGACTGGGTCGTCGGCGACAAGACGGGGACCGGCGGCGTGTACGGCACCGCCAGCGACATCGCGATCGCCTGGCCGCCGTCCGGCGCACCGGTGATCATCGCCGTCTACGTCCGGCGTGACACCGCGGACGCCGAGGTCGACAACGGCACCATCGCCAAGGCCACGTCCCTGCTGGTGCGCGGGCTGGGCAGGACCTCCTGA
- a CDS encoding TetR/AcrR family transcriptional regulator has translation MESASPPDRPVGRGAKVRAAVHAATLAELVDNGYAALTVEAVAARAGVHKTTVYRRWKDRESLVVDALAGQAAADVPVPDTGSVEGDLRALARSLVAMVTGGSGPALLAAMFSGGAGLPEIAEARQQVFGDRLRRARPVVTRAVERGELPAGTDPGELLRTLAAPIYFRLLMTAEPVDAATADQAVRVALAAARAGALTCIHT, from the coding sequence ATGGAGTCCGCCTCCCCTCCCGACCGGCCGGTGGGCCGTGGCGCGAAGGTGCGCGCCGCGGTCCACGCCGCCACGCTCGCCGAGCTGGTGGACAACGGATACGCCGCGCTGACCGTCGAGGCCGTCGCCGCACGTGCCGGGGTGCACAAGACGACGGTCTACCGGCGCTGGAAGGACCGCGAGAGCCTCGTCGTGGACGCCCTGGCGGGGCAGGCCGCGGCCGACGTCCCCGTCCCCGACACCGGCTCCGTCGAGGGCGACCTGCGGGCGCTGGCCCGCTCCCTGGTGGCCATGGTGACGGGCGGGAGCGGGCCGGCGCTGCTCGCGGCGATGTTCTCCGGCGGGGCCGGGCTCCCGGAGATCGCCGAGGCGCGCCAGCAGGTCTTCGGCGACCGGCTCCGGCGGGCCCGCCCGGTCGTGACCCGTGCGGTCGAGCGGGGCGAGCTGCCCGCCGGCACCGACCCCGGCGAGCTGCTCAGGACGCTCGCCGCGCCGATCTACTTCCGGCTGCTCATGACGGCCGAGCCCGTGGACGCGGCGACGGCCGACCAGGCGGTCCGTGTCGCCCTCGCCGCCGCCCGGGCGGGCGCCCTGACCTGCATACATACGTGA
- a CDS encoding oxidoreductase gives MRSWTFDAIPDQSGRLAVVTGANSGIGYVTARELARRGAHVVLACRSAERGRAALARLRAEAPGARAELRPLDLAALASIRDFAAGWDHDRLDLLVNNAGVAMVPFARTADGFESHFGVNHLGTFALTGLLLPALAAAPAARVVTVSSEGQRFARFDVDRLGAERRYSAPFAYVASKRANLYFAAELHRRAAAAGLALRSLAVAPGLTRTNVLTGGANAARGRLYRSATALLVRLAFRPVAEGARTSLYAATADEAPGGGYVAPDGFLELRGEPTTRHRPRALSDVATARRLWELSEELTGVSHPLPAAHRR, from the coding sequence ATGCGTTCCTGGACCTTCGATGCCATCCCCGACCAGTCGGGCCGGCTGGCGGTCGTGACCGGCGCCAACAGCGGCATCGGCTACGTGACCGCCCGCGAGCTGGCCCGCCGCGGCGCCCACGTGGTGCTGGCCTGCCGCAGCGCCGAACGCGGCCGGGCGGCGCTGGCCCGCCTCCGCGCCGAGGCGCCCGGCGCCCGGGCCGAGCTGCGCCCGCTGGACCTCGCCGCCCTGGCGTCGATCAGGGACTTCGCCGCCGGGTGGGACCACGACCGGCTCGACCTGCTGGTGAACAACGCCGGTGTCGCGATGGTGCCCTTCGCGCGGACCGCCGACGGGTTCGAGTCACACTTCGGCGTCAACCACCTGGGCACGTTCGCGCTGACCGGCCTGCTGCTGCCCGCCCTGGCGGCGGCGCCGGCGGCAAGGGTGGTGACCGTCAGCAGCGAGGGACAGCGGTTCGCCCGGTTCGACGTGGACCGGCTCGGCGCCGAACGGCGCTACAGCGCGCCGTTCGCGTACGTGGCCTCCAAGCGGGCCAACCTGTACTTCGCCGCGGAGCTGCACCGCCGGGCCGCGGCAGCGGGGCTGGCGCTGCGCAGCCTGGCCGTGGCACCCGGGCTCACCCGCACCAACGTGCTCACCGGCGGCGCCAACGCGGCCCGCGGGCGGCTCTACCGGTCGGCCACGGCACTGCTGGTGCGCCTCGCCTTCCGGCCGGTCGCCGAAGGCGCCAGGACGTCCCTGTACGCCGCGACGGCGGACGAGGCGCCGGGCGGCGGCTACGTGGCCCCCGACGGGTTCCTGGAGCTACGGGGCGAGCCCACGACCCGGCACCGGCCCCGCGCCCTGTCCGACGTCGCCACCGCCCGGCGGCTGTGGGAGCTGTCGGAGGAGCTGACCGGCGTCAGCCATCCGCTGCCGGCCGCTCACCGCCGGTGA
- a CDS encoding ArsR/SmtB family transcription factor: MSSKPFSARTLDPNALKSFAHPLRLSLYELLDEHGPSTATRLAGLLGQNTGATSYHLRELARHGMIEEAPELGRGKEKYWRITPGGFSYGEAPPGDEETANALEALLDDLVRRRGAELARWREEEAATPEEWVRASGLGRRSLRLTAGETARMRDEVFEVLERYRAMADQRDGESRGEPDPSLGHVVVHFDVLPVGLTGGERPAADG; the protein is encoded by the coding sequence ATGTCGAGCAAGCCCTTTTCCGCGCGCACTCTCGACCCGAACGCGCTGAAGTCGTTCGCCCATCCCCTGCGCCTGAGCCTGTACGAGCTGCTCGACGAGCACGGCCCCTCCACGGCCACCCGGCTGGCGGGCCTGCTCGGCCAGAACACCGGGGCGACCAGCTACCACCTGAGGGAGCTGGCCAGGCACGGGATGATCGAGGAGGCGCCGGAGCTGGGCAGGGGCAAGGAGAAGTACTGGCGGATCACGCCGGGCGGCTTCTCCTACGGCGAGGCCCCGCCCGGCGACGAGGAGACGGCGAACGCCCTCGAAGCCCTCCTCGACGACCTCGTCCGGCGGCGCGGCGCGGAGCTGGCGCGGTGGCGGGAGGAGGAGGCGGCGACGCCCGAGGAGTGGGTGCGGGCCAGCGGGCTGGGCCGCCGCTCGCTGCGGCTCACGGCGGGGGAGACGGCGCGGATGCGCGACGAGGTCTTCGAGGTGCTGGAGCGCTACCGGGCCATGGCCGACCAGCGGGACGGGGAGTCGCGCGGCGAGCCGGATCCTTCGCTGGGGCACGTGGTCGTCCACTTCGACGTCCTCCCGGTGGGCCTCACCGGCGGTGAGCGGCCGGCAGCGGATGGCTGA
- a CDS encoding MFS transporter, with product MAGLGRSFTHLWASAALSNLADGVLKVGAPLLAVSITRSPTEVALVGAAATLPWLVFALPAGAVADRVDRRRVMALANAGRAGGLVAAGALAASGVLNLWLMLLAVLVAGVAEVFADTAAQAVLPMTVPAERLAAANGRVVGAQTVGNDFVGAPLAGVLVTLLPAAVLGGPALLYGAAALLLLGMRGRFRPARPPRADGQGAASMRREIAEALRYLWGHRFLRTLALSAGAINAASAAYFGVLVLWLVGEGSRVGLEPSGYGLMMTALAVGALAGSLVSERITRLLGEGRTLVLMWMVSALLHLVPVLLPVAWLLYPTAVVWGLAGASANVLVISARQRLIPAELLGRVNSAYRLIGMGGMPVGAALGGVLGELAGLPAVFLSATAVSVAAVCLVWRVAPRRISVPLTSDHTVDPTSGSLSAP from the coding sequence ATGGCAGGTCTCGGGCGGTCGTTCACGCATCTGTGGGCCTCGGCGGCGCTGTCCAACCTCGCCGACGGCGTGCTGAAGGTCGGCGCGCCGCTGCTGGCCGTGTCGATCACGCGCTCCCCCACCGAGGTCGCCCTGGTCGGGGCGGCGGCCACGCTGCCGTGGCTGGTGTTCGCCCTGCCTGCGGGGGCGGTCGCCGACCGGGTGGACCGCCGGCGCGTCATGGCGCTGGCGAACGCGGGCCGCGCCGGAGGGCTCGTGGCGGCCGGCGCCCTGGCCGCGTCCGGTGTGCTGAACCTGTGGCTCATGCTGCTGGCCGTACTGGTGGCCGGCGTGGCGGAGGTGTTCGCCGACACGGCCGCGCAGGCGGTCCTGCCGATGACGGTGCCGGCGGAGCGCCTGGCGGCCGCCAACGGCCGCGTGGTGGGCGCGCAGACGGTCGGCAACGACTTCGTCGGCGCCCCGCTGGCGGGCGTCCTGGTCACGCTCCTGCCCGCCGCCGTCCTCGGCGGCCCCGCCCTGCTGTACGGCGCCGCCGCGCTGCTCCTGCTGGGCATGCGCGGCCGGTTCCGGCCCGCCCGCCCCCCGCGGGCGGACGGGCAGGGAGCGGCGTCCATGCGACGGGAGATCGCCGAGGCGCTGCGCTATCTGTGGGGGCACCGGTTCCTGCGCACGCTGGCCCTGTCCGCCGGGGCGATCAACGCCGCGAGCGCCGCCTACTTCGGCGTGCTCGTGCTGTGGCTGGTCGGCGAGGGGTCACGGGTCGGCCTGGAGCCCAGCGGCTACGGGCTGATGATGACGGCGCTGGCCGTCGGCGCGCTCGCCGGGTCGCTGGTCTCGGAGCGGATCACCAGGCTGCTCGGCGAGGGCCGGACCCTGGTGCTCATGTGGATGGTCTCCGCCCTGCTGCACCTCGTGCCCGTGCTGCTGCCCGTCGCCTGGCTGCTCTATCCCACCGCCGTGGTGTGGGGCCTGGCCGGCGCCAGCGCGAACGTGCTCGTCATCTCCGCCCGCCAGCGGCTCATTCCCGCCGAGCTGCTGGGCCGGGTCAACTCCGCCTACCGGTTGATCGGGATGGGCGGGATGCCGGTGGGCGCGGCGCTCGGCGGGGTGCTCGGCGAGTTGGCCGGGCTGCCCGCCGTCTTCCTGAGCGCCACGGCCGTCAGCGTCGCCGCCGTCTGCCTCGTGTGGCGTGTCGCACCTAGGCGAATTTCGGTGCCTTTGACCAGCGATCATACAGTTGACCCCACATCTGGATCACTTTCGGCACCCTAG
- a CDS encoding serine/threonine-protein kinase: protein MREIGGRYLLNEEAGRGGMGVVWRAFDQLLHREVALKELTLTGEAEMVRRRVLREARMAARLTHPNIITVHDLIEEGGKLWIVMEYLDGLSLHQLLSQVGTLPAQSVAAIGQHLLAALRTAHQAGVLHRDVKPANVMLTGDRVVLTDFGIATAEGDIRMTTSRRLRGTPAFMAPERLYGGPASKEADLWSFGATLYSAVEGQPPYPGQDAATVLAMARSGGYPTPRRAGVMRPLIEGLLHPDPVRRFTLEQTAGLLAGMRASSYQAAI, encoded by the coding sequence ATGCGGGAGATCGGCGGACGGTACCTCCTGAACGAGGAGGCCGGTCGTGGGGGGATGGGAGTCGTCTGGCGCGCGTTCGACCAGCTTCTCCACCGTGAGGTTGCGCTCAAGGAGCTGACGCTCACCGGCGAGGCCGAGATGGTGCGCCGCCGGGTGCTCCGCGAGGCGCGGATGGCCGCCCGGCTCACCCATCCCAACATCATCACGGTCCACGACCTCATCGAGGAGGGCGGCAAGCTCTGGATCGTGATGGAGTACCTCGACGGGCTCTCGCTGCACCAGTTACTGTCGCAGGTGGGCACGCTGCCCGCGCAGTCGGTGGCCGCGATCGGCCAGCACCTGCTGGCGGCGCTGCGCACCGCCCACCAGGCCGGGGTGCTGCACCGTGACGTGAAGCCGGCCAACGTCATGCTCACCGGCGACCGCGTCGTGCTCACCGACTTCGGCATCGCCACCGCCGAGGGCGACATCCGGATGACCACCTCACGCCGGCTGCGCGGCACGCCCGCGTTCATGGCCCCCGAGCGCCTCTACGGCGGCCCGGCCAGCAAGGAAGCCGACCTGTGGTCGTTCGGCGCCACCCTCTACAGCGCCGTCGAGGGCCAGCCGCCCTACCCCGGCCAGGACGCGGCGACCGTGCTCGCCATGGCGCGCAGCGGCGGCTACCCGACGCCGCGCCGCGCCGGGGTGATGCGCCCCCTCATCGAGGGCCTGCTGCACCCTGACCCGGTGCGCCGCTTCACCCTGGAGCAGACCGCGGGGCTGCTGGCGGGCATGCGCGCCAGCAGCTACCAGGCGGCGATCTAG
- a CDS encoding lysophospholipid acyltransferase family protein translates to MAEIVYPPVIAAARTLFRVLDYRFHLEGTEHVPRTGGAVLVSNHISYLDFIFAGFAALPAGRLVRFMAKQDVFDHRISGPLMRGMKHIPVDRGAGAGSYATALRKLKSGEVVGVFAEATISRSFTVKEIKNGAIRMAQATNTPIIPVALWGSQRLWTKGRPKALTQRHVPITIIVGEPMHPKRGEDVTKHTTDLHERLSGLVDRAQRTYPEIPPGVWWQPAHLGGTAPTPEEAAAMDAAEAEARAKKRAGADEL, encoded by the coding sequence ATGGCTGAGATCGTGTACCCGCCGGTGATCGCCGCCGCGCGGACCCTCTTTCGCGTGCTCGACTACCGCTTCCACCTCGAAGGGACCGAGCACGTGCCGCGGACCGGTGGAGCGGTGCTGGTGAGCAACCACATCAGCTACCTCGACTTCATCTTCGCGGGGTTCGCCGCGCTGCCCGCCGGGCGTCTGGTGCGCTTCATGGCCAAGCAGGACGTGTTCGACCACCGCATCTCGGGGCCGCTGATGCGCGGCATGAAGCACATCCCGGTCGACCGGGGCGCCGGGGCCGGCTCGTACGCGACGGCGCTGCGCAAGCTGAAGTCCGGCGAGGTGGTGGGCGTCTTCGCCGAGGCCACGATCAGCCGGTCGTTCACGGTCAAGGAGATCAAGAACGGCGCCATCCGCATGGCGCAGGCCACCAACACGCCGATCATCCCGGTGGCGCTGTGGGGCAGCCAGCGGCTGTGGACCAAGGGCCGGCCGAAGGCGCTGACGCAGCGGCACGTGCCCATCACGATCATCGTGGGCGAGCCGATGCATCCCAAGCGCGGCGAGGACGTCACCAAGCACACGACCGACCTGCACGAGCGGCTGTCGGGGCTGGTGGACCGGGCGCAGCGGACCTACCCGGAGATCCCGCCCGGCGTCTGGTGGCAGCCGGCCCACCTGGGCGGCACGGCGCCCACCCCGGAGGAGGCCGCCGCGATGGACGCCGCCGAGGCCGAGGCCCGCGCGAAGAAGCGGGCCGGGGCGGACGAGCTGTAG